The following coding sequences are from one Candidatus Paceibacterota bacterium window:
- a CDS encoding DUF5107 domain-containing protein: MSRYYPYFRYDGFTDKPIQKKWKVVELSNQYLQILILPEVGGKVWTAIDKTTGKPFIYFNHVVKFRDISMRGPWTSGGIEANYGIIGHTPNCFSPVDYLARRNPDGSASCIIGVLDLLTRTTWRLEINLPPGQACFSTRSLWHNSSGAEQPYYTWMNVGIRAAGKLEFIHPGTHYIGHDGSVHEWPIEPKRQRNLSWYERNDFGSYKSYHVLGRLADFFGGYWHDEDFGMAHCAAYGDKPGRKIWIWGLSREGMIWEDLLTDTSGQYVEVQSGRLFNQADSSSTLTPFKHAEFPPYATDTWTEHWLPVKGTKGFVTASSWGALNVTAQDDHLTIRISPARPLRDKLEVFDGERLLAARELSLKPMRPVEEIVPLAAPPRALRVRVGGDRLQYTAGDGDVLHRPIATPPGFDWNSVYGLYLKGKEEVRQRGYAKAAESFQACLKQDANYAPALVEMAALANRRADSAAALGFARHALSIDTYDPCANYQIGLASAALGCCADAKAAFSLAALSPAWRSAANSELAREYLRERLYDRALASARESLYSNVRNLEALQLCACVQRLRGDHAGADAALAALLGFDPINHCARFEQYLRGKKTASDFTALILNELPHETFLELAVWYHGVGLDNDAANVLDLAPRTPEVLYWLAYLRRDTNLLVRAGVASFELAFPFRPESIPVFEWAAQQRPSWQANYFLALIRWHLGQQPQARKLLAACGDEPRFAPFYAARAQLIAESAVSDFERAAQLDPAQWRYGAMLARNYLRHSDPAAALSVASDYARRFPTNDSLALLRAKGLLRTGQYQAAAEFLKSLHLLPAEGTTEARALFHEAHLMLAVERLQAGAIEDALRLVNTARQWPESLGAGKPYPEDLDERLEDWFDAQCQVALKNPAAARQVLDRILAIPARKEGQGTGDLIRALALKLSGRIADAEQVIENWQAQDSGSELAGFGAELFAGRLANLPPRLDALACRVLAGIARAGFHPEPLP, translated from the coding sequence ATGTCCCGGTACTACCCCTACTTCCGTTACGATGGCTTCACCGACAAGCCGATCCAGAAGAAGTGGAAGGTTGTGGAACTTTCCAATCAATACCTGCAAATCCTTATCCTGCCCGAGGTTGGTGGGAAGGTCTGGACCGCGATTGACAAGACAACCGGCAAGCCCTTCATCTACTTCAACCACGTTGTAAAATTCCGCGACATCTCAATGCGCGGACCTTGGACCAGCGGCGGTATCGAAGCCAATTACGGCATCATCGGCCACACCCCCAACTGCTTCTCGCCGGTGGATTACCTCGCCCGCCGTAACCCCGACGGCAGCGCCAGTTGTATTATCGGTGTGCTGGATCTGCTTACGCGCACGACGTGGCGATTGGAAATCAACCTGCCGCCGGGTCAAGCCTGCTTTTCCACACGCTCGTTGTGGCACAACTCCTCGGGCGCCGAGCAGCCGTATTACACCTGGATGAACGTCGGCATCAGAGCGGCCGGCAAACTCGAATTCATCCATCCCGGCACGCACTACATTGGTCACGACGGTAGCGTACATGAATGGCCCATTGAACCAAAGCGCCAACGCAACCTCTCTTGGTATGAGCGGAATGACTTCGGCAGCTACAAATCCTACCATGTCCTGGGCCGGCTTGCCGACTTCTTTGGCGGTTACTGGCACGACGAGGACTTCGGTATGGCACATTGCGCGGCTTACGGTGACAAGCCAGGCCGCAAGATTTGGATTTGGGGCCTGTCCCGCGAGGGGATGATCTGGGAGGACCTCCTGACCGATACCAGCGGCCAATATGTCGAAGTCCAGTCTGGCCGCCTGTTCAACCAAGCCGATAGCTCCAGCACGCTGACCCCCTTCAAGCATGCCGAATTCCCGCCTTACGCCACGGATACCTGGACCGAGCACTGGCTGCCGGTGAAAGGCACCAAGGGCTTCGTCACCGCCAGTAGCTGGGGTGCGCTAAATGTTACTGCCCAGGACGACCACCTCACTATCCGCATCTCGCCTGCCCGGCCGCTGCGCGACAAACTCGAAGTGTTCGATGGCGAGCGCCTGCTCGCGGCGCGAGAACTGTCCCTCAAGCCCATGCGGCCGGTGGAGGAAATTGTACCGCTTGCCGCGCCGCCCAGGGCGCTGCGAGTGCGCGTGGGCGGCGATAGGCTGCAATACACCGCAGGTGATGGGGACGTTCTCCACCGACCTATCGCCACGCCGCCCGGCTTCGACTGGAACTCCGTCTACGGCCTTTATCTCAAGGGCAAGGAAGAGGTGCGTCAGCGCGGCTATGCCAAGGCCGCCGAGTCATTTCAGGCCTGCTTGAAGCAAGATGCCAATTATGCGCCCGCACTCGTGGAAATGGCCGCCCTGGCCAATCGCCGTGCCGACTCGGCTGCGGCGCTCGGTTTCGCACGGCATGCGCTGAGCATTGATACCTATGATCCCTGTGCGAATTACCAGATCGGCCTTGCCAGCGCCGCTCTGGGATGCTGCGCTGATGCTAAAGCAGCTTTCAGCCTTGCCGCGCTCTCGCCCGCCTGGCGCAGCGCCGCCAACTCTGAGCTGGCCAGGGAATACCTTCGTGAGCGCCTCTATGACCGCGCGCTCGCGAGTGCCAGGGAGAGTCTATATAGCAACGTCCGCAACCTCGAAGCTCTGCAACTATGCGCCTGCGTCCAGCGATTGCGAGGCGACCACGCCGGGGCGGATGCCGCATTGGCCGCCCTGCTTGGATTCGACCCCATCAACCACTGCGCGCGTTTCGAGCAATACCTGCGCGGCAAGAAGACCGCCAGCGATTTCACCGCGCTCATCCTCAACGAACTGCCGCACGAAACCTTCCTCGAACTGGCCGTTTGGTATCATGGCGTGGGACTCGATAACGACGCCGCCAACGTTCTCGACCTCGCGCCACGGACGCCTGAGGTGCTTTACTGGCTGGCGTACTTGCGGCGCGACACCAACCTGCTCGTCCGCGCCGGGGTGGCATCCTTCGAACTGGCCTTCCCGTTCCGGCCCGAGTCCATTCCTGTTTTCGAGTGGGCCGCGCAGCAGCGCCCCTCCTGGCAGGCCAACTATTTCCTTGCTCTGATCAGGTGGCACCTGGGCCAACAGCCTCAGGCCCGCAAACTACTTGCGGCCTGCGGCGACGAACCGCGTTTTGCCCCTTTCTATGCCGCCCGCGCGCAACTCATCGCGGAAAGTGCTGTGTCGGATTTTGAGCGGGCCGCCCAGCTCGACCCGGCTCAATGGCGCTATGGTGCAATGCTGGCGCGCAACTACCTCAGACATAGTGACCCGGCTGCCGCCTTAAGTGTCGCCTCCGATTACGCCCGGCGCTTCCCAACGAACGACTCACTGGCCCTGCTGCGCGCCAAGGGCCTGCTTCGTACCGGCCAATATCAAGCCGCAGCGGAGTTCCTTAAATCGCTTCATCTCCTGCCTGCTGAAGGCACTACTGAGGCCCGAGCCCTCTTTCACGAAGCCCACTTGATGCTTGCCGTCGAACGCCTCCAGGCAGGTGCGATCGAAGATGCGCTCCGCCTAGTCAACACTGCCCGCCAGTGGCCGGAGTCGCTCGGCGCGGGCAAGCCGTACCCCGAGGACCTTGACGAGCGGCTCGAGGATTGGTTTGACGCACAGTGTCAAGTTGCGCTGAAGAATCCAGCCGCCGCTCGTCAGGTCCTTGACAGGATCCTGGCTATCCCGGCGCGCAAGGAAGGGCAGGGGACTGGTGACTTGATCCGCGCCTTGGCCCTTAAACTATCCGGCCGTATCGCCGATGCCGAACAGGTTATTGAGAATTGGCAGGCGCAAGACTCCGGCTCCGAGTTGGCCGGATTTGGCGCTGAACTCTTCGCTGGCCGCCTGGCCAATTTGCCGCCGCGCCTCGATGCCCTGGCTTGTCGAGTTCTTGCGGGCATCGCGCGCGCCGGTTTTCATCCTGAACCTCTGCCGTGA
- a CDS encoding sugar phosphate isomerase/epimerase yields MKLGFVTAILPELNLNQVLEFAAAERFACVEVMCWPVGKAERRFAGVTHIDVSGFTRVRADDVNALCAKHGVSISALGYYPNPLDPDPVVSRTAVSHFRKVILAAEALGLKCANTFVGRDCNRTVDENWPRFLKVWKPIIAFAEDHGVKVGIENCPMSFSRDEWPGGKNLAISPFIWRRMFSDIPSRNFGLNYDPSHLVLQHMDPLSPLREFKSRFFHLHAKDMIVHPERLNEVGVFAFPKEWHTPRIPGLGDINWAKYMAALYEIGYDGPVCIEVEDDTFGKTLAGRKQALRVARNVLEPYF; encoded by the coding sequence ATGAAACTCGGATTCGTCACCGCCATCCTTCCTGAACTCAACCTGAACCAGGTTCTCGAATTTGCCGCCGCCGAACGATTTGCTTGCGTCGAGGTCATGTGCTGGCCTGTCGGCAAGGCCGAACGGAGATTCGCTGGCGTAACACACATTGACGTTAGCGGCTTCACTCGCGTGCGGGCGGATGACGTCAACGCCCTGTGCGCGAAGCACGGCGTCAGCATTTCCGCCCTGGGATATTATCCCAACCCGCTGGACCCGGACCCCGTGGTTTCCCGGACTGCGGTGAGCCATTTCAGAAAGGTCATTCTCGCCGCCGAGGCGCTCGGTCTCAAATGCGCCAACACCTTCGTGGGCCGTGACTGTAACAGGACGGTGGACGAGAACTGGCCCCGGTTCCTTAAGGTTTGGAAGCCGATCATCGCCTTCGCCGAGGACCATGGCGTCAAGGTCGGCATCGAGAACTGCCCGATGTCCTTCTCCCGCGACGAGTGGCCCGGCGGCAAGAACCTCGCGATCAGCCCCTTCATTTGGCGGCGCATGTTTAGCGATATTCCCTCCCGGAACTTCGGTCTCAACTACGACCCGTCGCATCTGGTGTTGCAGCACATGGACCCGCTTAGCCCGCTGCGCGAGTTTAAGTCCAGGTTCTTCCACCTGCACGCCAAGGACATGATCGTACATCCTGAGCGCCTAAACGAGGTGGGCGTCTTCGCGTTTCCCAAAGAATGGCATACGCCGCGCATTCCGGGGCTGGGCGACATCAACTGGGCCAAGTACATGGCCGCACTCTATGAGATCGGCTACGACGGCCCCGTGTGTATTGAGGTCGAAGATGACACCTTCGGCAAGACGCTTGCCGGGCGGAAGCAGGCGCTCCGGGTCGCCAGGAATGTACTGGAGCCTTACTTTTGA